From a single Lentisphaera profundi genomic region:
- a CDS encoding sigma-70 family RNA polymerase sigma factor, which yields MVANSLDNYLKHLGDYDLIDSDREIVLANKIAQGDESAIQELTLANLRLVVTISKQYMKRGVALAELIAEGNHGLVKAAQRFRPGHGAKFASYAAWWIKQNIRRAIRDSQRIVRVPVQSLLRMQKIKNARLKIQQKNGKVSDDNAVAKEVGISPRLVRSTSLHVDTSSFSINEQISQDGKATEKGELIPDTQAASPREVMEFHDGYKTLMEIVRQELTEREYKILSARFGLDDGHAKTLSETSALVNLTSERVRQLQQEALRKLRCKLAPHELQGLIYRSAA from the coding sequence ACTAGCCAATAAAATTGCACAAGGCGATGAATCTGCAATTCAAGAACTTACTCTAGCCAACCTGCGCTTAGTCGTAACAATTTCTAAACAATATATGAAAAGAGGCGTTGCATTAGCTGAGTTAATTGCTGAAGGCAATCACGGCTTAGTTAAAGCGGCCCAACGCTTCAGACCTGGTCACGGCGCTAAATTCGCTTCTTATGCAGCTTGGTGGATTAAACAAAACATCCGCAGAGCTATCCGCGATAGCCAAAGAATTGTTCGTGTACCAGTACAGTCCTTGCTACGTATGCAAAAAATCAAAAATGCTCGTTTAAAGATTCAGCAAAAAAATGGTAAGGTCAGTGACGACAATGCGGTCGCTAAAGAAGTTGGAATTAGCCCAAGATTAGTTAGATCTACCAGCCTGCACGTTGATACTTCTTCATTCTCGATCAATGAACAAATCAGCCAAGATGGTAAAGCTACTGAAAAGGGTGAGCTCATTCCAGATACTCAAGCTGCAAGTCCACGTGAAGTTATGGAGTTCCATGATGGCTACAAAACTTTGATGGAAATCGTTCGCCAAGAACTTACTGAACGCGAATACAAAATTCTTTCTGCACGTTTCGGCTTGGATGACGGTCATGCTAAAACACTCTCTGAAACGAGTGCATTGGTGAACCTTACTTCCGAACGAGTTCGTCAGCTTCAACAAGAGGCCTTAAGAAAGCTGCGTTGCAAATTAGCTCCTCATGAGCTTCAAGGTTTGATTTATAGATCTGCCGCATAG
- the larC gene encoding nickel pincer cofactor biosynthesis protein LarC, protein MFSAALLGLLDKDTQNQIFSQLPDIGSYQTKLEPTIKNGISAYSFKVLDEASNDFVDDIHIQHDHSHDHSHDHSHDHSHDHSHDHSHDHSHDHSHDHSHDHSHDHSHDHSHDHSHDHSHDHSHDHSHDHSHDHSHDHSHDHSHDHSHDHSHDHSHDEARTPNKIIATIKASAMPDGAKKLAIEAFTHLAKAEAQIHGKTFDTVHFHEVGAIDAIADICTACSAFYALKVEKVLSSPVAVGSGTRKMAHGILPIPAPATSLLLQGIPIFAGPAKFELTTPTGAALIKTFCQDFSGDFSGSIKNISYGAGKKTFSSHANVLKVMLLEESGVENRDSVSVLTTNIDDMNPEVLAHFFETAMAEGALDLCVIPIQMKKSRSASQLQVICKPEDTDKFARLILTETSSFGLRIREEKRIILERKEQSIDSPWGALKIKVGYQANKAIKASAEFEDMKAIALQHKQPLIEVDKICQVLCQNYLSSL, encoded by the coding sequence ATGTTTTCCGCTGCCCTACTCGGCCTACTCGACAAAGACACCCAAAACCAAATATTTTCTCAACTTCCTGATATAGGCTCCTATCAAACTAAGCTTGAACCCACTATAAAAAATGGTATTTCCGCTTATTCATTTAAAGTCTTAGACGAAGCTAGTAATGACTTCGTTGATGACATTCATATTCAACACGATCACTCACACGATCACTCACACGATCACTCACACGATCACTCACACGATCACTCACACGATCACTCACACGATCACTCACACGATCACTCACACGATCACTCACACGATCACTCACACGATCACTCACACGATCACTCACACGATCACTCACACGATCACTCACACGATCACTCACACGATCACTCACACGATCACTCACACGATCACTCACACGATCACTCACACGATCACTCACACGATCACTCACACGATCACTCACACGATCACTCACATGATGAGGCTCGTACACCTAATAAAATTATTGCCACTATCAAAGCTTCCGCAATGCCTGATGGCGCTAAAAAATTAGCTATCGAAGCTTTTACTCATTTAGCAAAAGCTGAAGCTCAAATTCATGGCAAAACTTTTGACACAGTTCACTTCCACGAAGTTGGTGCTATTGATGCTATTGCCGACATCTGTACCGCTTGCTCGGCTTTTTATGCACTCAAGGTAGAGAAGGTACTTTCCTCGCCCGTTGCAGTAGGAAGTGGCACCAGAAAAATGGCTCATGGAATTTTACCGATACCTGCTCCTGCCACTTCACTTTTACTCCAAGGTATCCCCATTTTTGCGGGTCCCGCAAAATTTGAGCTAACAACGCCCACTGGGGCAGCTTTAATAAAAACTTTTTGTCAAGATTTTAGTGGTGATTTTAGTGGCTCAATTAAAAATATTTCCTACGGCGCAGGCAAAAAAACTTTCTCTTCTCATGCCAATGTCTTAAAAGTCATGCTGCTTGAAGAAAGCGGTGTAGAGAATAGGGATTCCGTCAGTGTTTTGACGACAAATATTGATGATATGAATCCTGAAGTTCTTGCTCACTTCTTTGAAACTGCCATGGCTGAAGGCGCTTTAGATCTCTGCGTCATTCCCATACAAATGAAAAAATCTCGTTCGGCCAGTCAATTACAAGTCATTTGTAAGCCCGAAGATACGGATAAATTTGCTCGTTTGATTTTAACTGAAACGAGTAGCTTTGGTCTCAGAATTAGAGAAGAAAAACGAATTATCCTAGAGCGTAAAGAGCAGTCAATCGACAGTCCATGGGGAGCATTAAAAATAAAAGTGGGATATCAAGCTAACAAGGCTATTAAAGCCAGCGCTGAATTCGAAGATATGAAGGCGATCGCTCTGCAACATAAACAGCCACTTATTGAAGTCGATAAGATTTGCCAAGTCTTATGCCAAAACTACTTATCTAGTTTATAG
- the nspC gene encoding carboxynorspermidine decarboxylase produces MNYYSDIFPKRPYLKDLQLDDFPKSPAYIIDEQALERNLKILKQVKDQTSCKILLALKGFATYKTFPLIKEYLDGCCASSLWEAQLAREEFGLEVHTYAPAFRQEEITQIAHLSDHLIFNSVQQLERYKDSLNNVEIGLRVNPEHSETEVDLYNPCSKFSRLGARISDLDQLNPENISGLHMHTLCQKGADALARTLEVFEEKFTRFLPHLKWLNLGGGHHITQVDYDLDLLIKLINNLKAKYDLQVYLEPGEAVAINTGSLLCTVLEVFESAGFKHVILDLSATCHMPDVLEMPYRPDIRGAAEDGVKAFTYRLGGMSCLAGDNFGIYSFDAELQVGDRLLFDDMSHYTMVKTSFFNGVGHPSIYLRNKDNENVLLREFSYSDYKNKL; encoded by the coding sequence ATGAATTATTATTCTGATATATTTCCCAAACGTCCCTATCTTAAAGATTTGCAATTGGATGATTTTCCAAAATCACCGGCTTATATCATAGATGAACAAGCCTTGGAAAGGAATCTGAAAATCCTCAAGCAGGTGAAGGATCAAACTTCCTGTAAAATTCTTTTAGCTTTGAAGGGCTTTGCCACTTACAAAACCTTTCCTTTGATCAAAGAATATTTAGATGGTTGTTGCGCCTCATCTCTATGGGAAGCTCAGCTCGCACGCGAAGAATTTGGCTTAGAAGTGCATACTTATGCCCCTGCCTTTAGACAAGAGGAAATTACGCAGATAGCGCATTTATCGGATCATCTTATTTTTAATTCCGTACAGCAATTAGAGCGGTATAAAGACTCATTAAATAATGTAGAAATTGGACTGAGAGTTAATCCTGAACATTCTGAGACAGAGGTGGATTTATACAATCCCTGCTCGAAATTCTCACGTTTAGGAGCTCGAATTAGCGATTTGGATCAATTGAATCCGGAGAATATTTCGGGTTTACATATGCATACACTCTGCCAAAAAGGAGCCGATGCCTTGGCGCGTACTCTTGAGGTTTTCGAAGAAAAGTTCACTCGTTTTTTACCTCATTTGAAATGGTTGAACTTGGGTGGAGGTCATCATATAACGCAAGTCGATTATGATTTAGATTTATTGATTAAGCTCATTAATAACTTGAAAGCTAAATATGACCTACAAGTCTATTTAGAACCAGGAGAAGCAGTCGCAATCAATACGGGATCATTGTTGTGCACGGTATTAGAAGTCTTTGAATCCGCAGGTTTTAAACATGTGATACTCGATTTATCAGCGACTTGTCACATGCCAGATGTTTTAGAAATGCCTTACCGACCCGATATCAGAGGGGCGGCAGAGGACGGCGTAAAAGCTTTTACTTATCGCTTAGGAGGAATGTCTTGTCTTGCGGGAGATAACTTTGGTATTTACTCATTTGATGCAGAGCTACAAGTGGGTGATCGCCTCTTGTTTGATGATATGAGTCACTACACCATGGTGAAGACAAGCTTCTTCAATGGTGTGGGTCACCCCTCTATTTATTTGCGAAATAAAGACAATGAAAATGTACTGCTAAGAGAGTTCTCTTACTCAGATTATAAGAATAAGCTATAA
- the moeB gene encoding HesA/MoeB/ThiF family protein, whose amino-acid sequence MLTEEEKLRYSRHLLLDGFGEKAQIKLKQSSVLLIGAGGLGCPVGLYLAAAGVGRITILDFDLVENSNLQRQIAFETNDLGLPKSEVLAAKMRQLNPYITVNSTSSEFDQENAPELMKDHDVLVDGSDNFSTRYLCNDVSFFAKKPLIFAAVSRFSGQISVFNQTAESPCYRCLFPQKPESDMSANCSEAGVLGALVGVLGTMQAVECLKVLSGVGESASGKFITYDMMTSQFNNFKLSKSKSCDLCGENASIKTLITQQEKCELELKSSINIDEFKEIYEREQFELLDIRENAEQELFPLPYSTRHIPLSELKQRLNELDSKKLYCTLCQYGERSRKAYLILKKNAIQSYYLNDGMDKLL is encoded by the coding sequence ATGCTAACAGAAGAAGAAAAATTAAGGTATAGCCGTCATTTACTTTTAGATGGCTTTGGTGAAAAGGCCCAGATTAAACTGAAGCAAAGCTCAGTTCTATTAATTGGTGCAGGTGGGCTTGGTTGTCCAGTGGGACTTTATCTAGCAGCGGCAGGTGTCGGAAGAATTACTATTCTTGATTTTGACCTCGTTGAAAATTCCAATTTACAGAGACAAATCGCCTTTGAAACTAATGATTTGGGGCTGCCAAAATCTGAAGTGTTAGCGGCTAAAATGCGTCAACTTAATCCTTATATCACAGTGAATTCAACCTCGAGTGAATTTGATCAAGAAAATGCTCCAGAATTAATGAAAGATCACGATGTCTTGGTAGATGGATCCGATAACTTTAGTACTCGTTACTTATGTAATGACGTGAGCTTTTTTGCTAAAAAGCCTTTGATATTTGCAGCTGTTTCACGCTTTAGTGGACAAATTAGTGTTTTTAATCAGACTGCAGAATCCCCTTGCTATCGCTGTTTGTTTCCTCAGAAACCTGAATCCGACATGAGTGCTAATTGTTCAGAAGCAGGAGTATTGGGGGCCTTAGTAGGAGTTTTAGGGACCATGCAAGCGGTGGAATGTCTTAAAGTTCTTAGTGGAGTAGGGGAAAGTGCTTCAGGTAAGTTTATCACTTATGATATGATGACCAGTCAGTTTAATAATTTTAAATTGTCTAAGTCGAAAAGCTGTGATTTATGTGGAGAAAACGCGAGTATAAAAACGTTGATTACTCAGCAAGAAAAATGTGAATTGGAACTTAAGTCCTCAATAAATATAGATGAGTTTAAAGAAATCTACGAAAGGGAGCAGTTTGAACTTCTTGATATAAGAGAAAATGCGGAGCAAGAACTCTTTCCTTTGCCTTACTCAACGCGTCATATTCCCTTGAGCGAATTAAAACAAAGACTTAATGAGCTAGATTCAAAAAAACTCTACTGTACTTTGTGCCAATATGGTGAACGCTCGAGAAAAGCTTACTTAATTTTAAAGAAAAATGCTATTCAATCTTATTACCTCAATGATGGAATGGATAAACTTTTATAG
- a CDS encoding DUF4159 domain-containing protein gives MFKSFLFTLFFTINFLSAVSDQVLGESIQALILKIKENQKPNGYIGSGNGLFTGSEAKGYTAANALALAYAGVKANDPVMKKALEALLNAPPKRIYSLSVYIMLLAEVDKVRYKDEISKQAQVLIKAQAMNGTWNYGGTGPGDNSVTQFALLGLNAARAAGIKIPVEVFEKSRKHYINQQNKDGGWGYVSSRSVTPSMTAAGLSSLSICGEELEESLEMKKGARFIGKYISNPHIQKSMGKLEQYLKTSPQSIFSNGYTSYGLERVGIFFDRRYLAGVDWYRFGAESMIRNQFRFSTHSETFFPLLFLAKGNTPLLMGKISPSFAKKNSNLRRNDCRNMMKDLSNLLSTKVDWEQVNLSEANTSLGKLPILYWSGYNVTRLTDDENDVLKKFLNDGGTLVIAPALNSRAFSDGALQEIRKIYPTAVFEYLSTDHELRQMYYDLRTSDLPLRVLSSHCSKHRVFLLKDDFSIQYEAKKVHKINRLTLANLARFAMREKPLLGRLVKKQLLVDKQEKAKKIIVDEDDDQDGMQLAYLSYSGVESLNKKAQGLELMQAYFRQGMTFPSRNKAKEVDLRDLKAMQQNPFICFSGAKKVDLSQIEKANLKFYLENGGFIFCENTCSKQAFSDSIKELLLELFPKEKLSAIPNDHVLYKEPYSQGLKLIGNAKGDQDFLQGLRLSQRYVLVMSPYDLSTSIAGGAESFGGLDTESAIRLFTNIISYALSY, from the coding sequence ATGTTTAAGAGTTTTTTATTTACTCTCTTTTTTACAATCAATTTTTTAAGTGCCGTAAGTGATCAGGTTCTAGGGGAATCAATACAAGCATTAATTCTCAAGATTAAAGAGAATCAAAAACCTAATGGCTATATAGGTTCAGGTAATGGATTATTCACAGGAAGTGAAGCGAAAGGTTACACGGCGGCGAACGCCTTAGCCTTGGCCTATGCAGGCGTTAAAGCCAATGACCCGGTGATGAAAAAAGCTTTGGAAGCCTTATTAAATGCCCCACCGAAGCGCATTTATTCCTTATCAGTTTATATCATGCTCTTAGCTGAAGTGGATAAGGTACGTTACAAAGATGAAATTAGTAAACAAGCCCAAGTTTTAATCAAAGCTCAGGCGATGAATGGTACCTGGAATTATGGAGGCACTGGACCAGGTGATAATTCGGTAACTCAATTTGCTTTGTTAGGCTTAAACGCAGCACGTGCTGCAGGAATAAAAATCCCCGTAGAAGTTTTCGAAAAATCTCGTAAGCATTATATAAATCAGCAAAATAAAGATGGTGGATGGGGCTATGTCTCTAGTCGTTCAGTAACGCCCAGTATGACGGCTGCGGGCTTGTCATCTCTGAGTATTTGTGGAGAAGAATTAGAAGAATCCTTAGAAATGAAAAAAGGTGCGCGCTTTATAGGTAAGTATATAAGTAATCCGCATATCCAAAAATCCATGGGAAAACTTGAGCAATACCTTAAAACATCACCGCAATCCATTTTTTCTAATGGTTATACAAGTTATGGCTTAGAGCGTGTTGGCATCTTTTTTGATCGTCGTTATTTGGCAGGTGTTGATTGGTATCGTTTTGGTGCCGAATCGATGATTCGCAATCAATTTCGTTTTAGTACTCATAGTGAGACATTCTTTCCCTTACTCTTTTTAGCAAAGGGGAATACTCCTTTGCTGATGGGGAAAATCTCTCCTAGCTTTGCCAAGAAAAATTCAAATCTGAGAAGAAATGATTGTCGTAACATGATGAAAGATTTATCCAACTTACTCAGTACAAAAGTCGACTGGGAGCAAGTGAATTTAAGTGAAGCTAATACATCTCTTGGCAAGCTTCCGATTTTATATTGGTCGGGTTATAATGTGACGCGTTTGACTGATGATGAGAATGATGTTTTGAAAAAATTCCTCAATGATGGTGGCACGCTTGTTATTGCTCCTGCATTAAATAGTAGAGCCTTCAGTGATGGCGCACTACAGGAAATTCGTAAGATTTATCCCACTGCAGTTTTTGAATACCTTTCCACAGATCATGAATTAAGACAGATGTATTATGACCTTCGCACAAGTGATTTACCTCTTCGCGTTTTGAGCTCCCATTGTTCTAAGCACCGGGTGTTTTTATTAAAAGACGATTTTTCTATTCAGTATGAAGCAAAAAAAGTACATAAAATAAATCGTCTGACTTTAGCAAATTTAGCCCGTTTTGCGATGCGAGAAAAACCCTTGCTCGGTCGTTTAGTAAAGAAACAATTATTAGTAGATAAACAAGAAAAAGCTAAGAAAATCATTGTCGATGAAGACGATGATCAAGACGGCATGCAATTAGCCTATTTATCCTATTCAGGAGTTGAGTCCTTAAATAAAAAAGCCCAAGGTTTGGAGCTTATGCAAGCTTACTTTAGGCAAGGGATGACTTTTCCCTCTCGCAATAAAGCCAAAGAGGTGGACTTACGTGACCTCAAAGCGATGCAACAAAATCCCTTTATTTGTTTTTCGGGTGCAAAAAAAGTAGATCTTAGCCAAATTGAAAAAGCTAACCTAAAGTTTTATCTCGAAAATGGAGGTTTTATTTTTTGTGAAAATACCTGTTCGAAACAGGCTTTTAGTGATTCCATTAAAGAGCTATTACTTGAATTATTTCCCAAGGAAAAATTGAGTGCTATTCCCAATGATCACGTGCTCTATAAAGAGCCTTACTCACAGGGACTAAAGTTAATCGGTAATGCGAAAGGAGATCAAGATTTTCTTCAAGGTTTGCGATTATCGCAACGTTATGTTTTAGTAATGTCTCCTTATGATTTGAGTACCTCGATTGCAGGTGGGGCTGAATCCTTTGGTGGTTTAGATACAGAATCGGCTATACGTCTTTTTACGAATATAATTTCTTACGCATTGAGTTATTAA